TTTGTTTCCAAACCTCCGACCAGCCGTGATGTTTGGCGAACTGCAGCGTATCGTAGAGCGTCTGCTTGAGGTCCGTCCACCAGGGGGATTTGAGGAAGTTGTAGAGCGCCTCGTGTACCGGTACCTCATCCCCTTCGCTGTCGGTGATCGTACCGTTGAAGTACACGAAGCAACCCCACAGCGAGAGGTAGATGACGGCAGCGGCCGTCAGCGTTACCAGCCGTCTAGCATCAGAAACAGGTAAAGCGGAAGAGTTAATACTGCGGTTCGAGAATCGCGTCACGTCCTGGCGGCTTACCTGGCCATCCGCTTTCGCTTCGGTACCTCGAGATTCCATTCCTTCGAGAAGTGATCGAAAGCGAACGCACAGCAGAATGCCATCGTCGTGAACCAGTACGCCTCGTCCATTAGGAAATAGCGCGACAGATAGGAACCGTACGACACTACCAGACAGTGCCAGAGGACACCCTTTTCGCGGCCCGTATTACCAACCGTCCACACACCTACCAAAGACACCAAGAATCAGAATAAGGCGTATTAAAAGatgtgcgatcgcgatcgtgggACGTCATCCTTACCTAGCGCAACACCGAACGGAATGGCCCAGTGCAGAAAGCCCCAATCGAGGCCAAAGAACACGGTCTGTGGGATCGCAATCATGATCATCTGGCCCCACCAGTACCCGATCATGATGGCCAACAGAAAGCGTCCAGTCGAGAAcggtggttttcggtttgtgcGCAGCAGCTGATTAAATTCCTTCACGAACCGTGGATCATCGTTCGCATCCCGTACCATGGCCGGTATCTGTAGGATCTCCGCTATCCAACCGATGCCAAAGTATCCGAGCGTACTCCACCACAGGAACGCACGACGATCCTGGCGTAGATAGAAGTGATGCACTCCGAACACACCACCGAAAAGCCACAGCAGATACGCGACGAGAAGGGACTTTTGCGCCGGCCGTTCTTCACCCGGTTGCCAGACCGGATGGTGTGCCTTTTTGGTGGAGACCTTTTCCTCTTTGCTGTTGCGCCGCTGACGGACCTTTTCTTTGGCCGAGGGCGTAACGATAACGCTCGATCCATCGCTGGCCAGCGAAGGTGACAGTTTTTCGCCCATTTTTTGCTGAAAAGTGAATCAAGAGAGATGAAGAATCGAATGTTATGCATCAGAATCAGGGAAGTGGTCGATCTAGACAGTTATCGGACCACTGGATCCACCATTAAGATCGTCTTCAATCGTGCCTCTCCTGGTTGCGGCTAAAGGAAACTTTCTACCAACTGAACTCCACGCACACGTTGTGTCTGACTGTCCGCTGGTTAAGCAGCGCGTGTTGGCGAGCGTAAAAcaagtagaaaaaaataagaaacggAACACACGGTGTACACACCACGTCATGCTCATTATGGGGCCAATGTTTGCACATAATGCATGTGCGTAAACATGGCCTAGAGGCGTACTTTACGTTTTATCATTTCTTTACTCTCGATACCGGGGACACGTTTGAGACGTTGAATCGTGCAATTCTACGCCATTTATGCGAGTTCGGTCAGTTGAAATCCCCTGAGTGATAACAACGCCCGGTGAAGACACGAACTTTCGGTTTAAAAATCGAATTTGCAAATCGATCGCAACTCACATTCTTGGGGCACCACGCCGTGggtagaaatggaaatgggcACACGCGTTTCACTATCCAGCACGAATCATCCACTAAGCGGTCTGGCCGCTGGTCTGATTCACAACTTTCACTGTGTGCCAGCAAGTGTGTCAACTGGGAATGGTTAGCACTCCCAGCGCGGAATGGACAGGAATGGGATTCTAGTGCACGAGCCGTACTGCTACAAGACGGGATTCAAATCACTTTGAAAATAATCGTCCGGAGTAGCGAAGAGCCCGCACTGGACGCACTGGAAACGATCGCCGAAGTGGAACGGTACATTGGCTTCACGATCATGAACCTGGAACATTCCAGCCACGGCGAAGTACACAACTGTTCTACCCGAGCGAGCCGTATGATCGACGTCTGCGGATGCGCTCAACtctccacagcagcagcagcaacacttgcCTTGACTTCGTCGCTTTATGCTTCGCACaagtctttctttcttttctttctctcttttcgcttcgcatccgtagctgctgctgctgctgcgtgcctgtgcgcgagcgtgtgtTGTCTCAGGTAATGgtacggcggcgacgatggaACGAAGAAAGTACCGTTACAACCCACGACGCTGTGCGCTGCGTTGGAGCGTGCTTTTTGCTGAAGAAAAGTGCGCTCTTCACTGGTGTGCTTACCTTTATTTGAGCTGCTTTCTGTTACACCAAAGTCAAAGTAATTTTACTAACTTTATTAACTACACGATCTGCCTAAAACACACCACAGTGCATCAATGCAGTTTTTCTACGTTCCTACATTCACCAAACACCGGACGGAACAGATCGAGCTGACCGTggcgatcgagctgctgcttcagaaTGACGAAAGCTGACTCGGAAGAGATGAACGCGGACGCTGGTTATAGAAACCGGATGAATGAACTCATACGAATGGTGAACACGACAACATCGCTGAAGTGGTAAATCTTTCTTTTACCGAAAAGAAATTGCAAACGTTTTTGATATCCCATTTAAGCCATGAAAAAGATACTCTTTGGTGAAGTGCATTGTTCGCAAAGTCAGGTTAAAGCACGGCCCTACAGACACTATCAAAAGAGCATTAAGGTCAAGGTCATTAATGAAATCAAGGTCAATCTTTGAGGGTACATCTTAAGCAGGAGTTAGCTTTGAATGAAATTTGCTTTTGGAATTCATTCGAAGAGCTTCATTGAATTAAATTTGGAATTAAGTTAGGAAAACTGAACAGGTTTGGGTTTTAAACTGGAGGGAAAGAGAATAAATACGCTACGCCATTGTTTGGAACAGCAGTGATACGGTGACTTTATTGAAACAAATAGTTAGAGATGTTACGCGATCTGTTTTGCCAATTGAACAGTTTTATCACTGTGTAGGTTGCACATGTTTGGTCCATCATCTCAGTCATTGCAGCATATTACTCCCGCTGTAGTAGGATGCGGAAACGATGAACTGGTCGAACATGCTCTTTTGTCAGTTTTTACCTCGATCTGAaccattttgctttcaagGTATTTCTCCATGCTTACTATGTCTGAACAGCGTATGGAGTTATTCCTGATATAAATGACCTTCAGCTTTGGAAactttttgtaaaaattgcgTAAGCGTTGCAGCCGATTATTCTCAAGAGACATCTCTTTGAGTACAGGCATGTGCCAGAGGTTGAAATCTATGTTCGTGAGAAAATTATGAGAAAAAGATATTTCCTGCATAGCGGGCAGCGAAACGCGCCGACAACCATGGTTCTGCAATGTTGGCGATGGAAGAATAGTGTGCAGTCGATTTCCAATGATCTGCAGGTTTGTCAGTTTGTGAAGGCGCTCCAGATGTTGTAAGTCGAGAATTGTTAGCTGGTTATTATTGAGAAATAGGGTTTCCAGTTCCGTAAATTGCCCAACCCCGAAAGGTAGCTGTTTCAAATTATTCATGCTCAGACTTAACGCACCAAGCTTCGGCATGATCCAGTTGGAACAGTTCAGTTGCATCAACAGATTTTGTGGCAAAAGGAATCTGAAAAGCAGAGGTAACGCAACAGGCCTGTTTACAATGATTTGCTTGAGTCGATTGGAAGACAGATCGAGATCACGAAGCCTCTTGAACGGTGTAAAGAACTGCATATCGACGAACTCCAGCAGGTTGTAAGGCAAATATAATCTCTCGATCGGTAAAACCATCGTTGGATCTTTGCTCACCTCGAGGCGATGTAGTTTATTGCGTGGCAACTTGATATCGGTAAGATTTCTAATTCCATGCAAAGCCTCCAGACTGAGGATGTCAACCAATCCTCTATCTATTGCTAACGTCTGCAGCTGTTGCAGGTATTTTAGAGAGTTCGGTAGCCTCCGTATCGCACACTTGTTAACATTCAACGATTCCAGGGCATTGTTTCTACCCAAAACCTTGATTGTTCGCAGTTGCGGGGCCGATTTCATCTCAATCGCTTTCAACTGGCTGTCCGCCGGTATGCGCAATATCTTGCCGTAGTATATCTTGTAAAGGACACTCTGTGTAATCCTGTTCAACATCCGTGTGATCTCACCGTCAGGGTACAGCATGGATAGACGATCAATTTGCAGCATTAGCAAGTCGAACTCGATTGCCGGGCGGGGAAATCCTTTCACTGGCATGCATGTAAGATTTCCACAGCAATAAGAGTGACGATCCCAGGAGTATGCtagaaaaataaatggaacTATGTAACTCAACAGTGGCCACACGAGAATGCTGGGACCAAGACCTACCGAAAAGAATCCATATAAGTATCCAACCGCTTGGCATCGTGAGTATCTCAGGAACAAATCTCTTCTTGTCTAACACTGTACGTTGCTCGAAGGCTGAAAACATACTCaatggtttcctttttcattcccAAACCTGTGTTCTATCGAGAGCTATCTATTATTCATTTATTAAGTGGTACTACTCCGAACAAGAGATTACCAAACAATGGCGGTAAAGTTCAATACTGTAGCAGATATCGGAGTGAGTATTTCA
This sequence is a window from Anopheles darlingi chromosome 3, idAnoDarlMG_H_01, whole genome shotgun sequence. Protein-coding genes within it:
- the LOC125954467 gene encoding dnaJ homolog subfamily C member 22 isoform X1; this encodes MVDPVQKMGEKLSPSLASDGSSVIVTPSAKEKVRQRRNSKEEKVSTKKAHHPVWQPGEERPAQKSLLVAYLLWLFGGVFGVHHFYLRQDRRAFLWWSTLGYFGIGWIAEILQIPAMVRDANDDPRFVKEFNQLLRTNRKPPFSTGRFLLAIMIGYWWGQMIMIAIPQTVFFGLDWGFLHWAIPFGVALGVWTVGNTGREKGVLWHCLVVSYGSYLSRYFLMDEAYWFTTMAFCCAFAFDHFSKEWNLEVPKRKRMARRLVTLTAAAVIYLSLWGCFVYFNGTITDSEGDEVPVHEALYNFLKSPWWTDLKQTLYDTLQFAKHHGWSEVWKQIIDSMDADGEQNAYKVLGLSATASQNEINTLCRSLAKETHPDKVKDESKRRAAEERFMEIQQACEVLSKTRRKRRTRNKKSDEL
- the LOC125954467 gene encoding dnaJ homolog subfamily C member 22 isoform X2; amino-acid sequence: MQKMGEKLSPSLASDGSSVIVTPSAKEKVRQRRNSKEEKVSTKKAHHPVWQPGEERPAQKSLLVAYLLWLFGGVFGVHHFYLRQDRRAFLWWSTLGYFGIGWIAEILQIPAMVRDANDDPRFVKEFNQLLRTNRKPPFSTGRFLLAIMIGYWWGQMIMIAIPQTVFFGLDWGFLHWAIPFGVALGVWTVGNTGREKGVLWHCLVVSYGSYLSRYFLMDEAYWFTTMAFCCAFAFDHFSKEWNLEVPKRKRMARRLVTLTAAAVIYLSLWGCFVYFNGTITDSEGDEVPVHEALYNFLKSPWWTDLKQTLYDTLQFAKHHGWSEVWKQIIDSMDADGEQNAYKVLGLSATASQNEINTLCRSLAKETHPDKVKDESKRRAAEERFMEIQQACEVLSKTRRKRRTRNKKSDEL
- the LOC125954467 gene encoding dnaJ homolog subfamily C member 22 isoform X3; translated protein: MGEKLSPSLASDGSSVIVTPSAKEKVRQRRNSKEEKVSTKKAHHPVWQPGEERPAQKSLLVAYLLWLFGGVFGVHHFYLRQDRRAFLWWSTLGYFGIGWIAEILQIPAMVRDANDDPRFVKEFNQLLRTNRKPPFSTGRFLLAIMIGYWWGQMIMIAIPQTVFFGLDWGFLHWAIPFGVALGVWTVGNTGREKGVLWHCLVVSYGSYLSRYFLMDEAYWFTTMAFCCAFAFDHFSKEWNLEVPKRKRMARRLVTLTAAAVIYLSLWGCFVYFNGTITDSEGDEVPVHEALYNFLKSPWWTDLKQTLYDTLQFAKHHGWSEVWKQIIDSMDADGEQNAYKVLGLSATASQNEINTLCRSLAKETHPDKVKDESKRRAAEERFMEIQQACEVLSKTRRKRRTRNKKSDEL